The Sorex araneus isolate mSorAra2 chromosome X, mSorAra2.pri, whole genome shotgun sequence DNA segment aggaggtggcaagGGGCGGGCCTTTGAAGGACGGTGGGTTTGAAGGACATGGAGGGAAACTTACTGTGGAGTGGTGAGATGGGCCGGGGGAAAGTGGGTTCAACAAGGGCAAAGGCCTGGAGGCGGGAAGGTGCAGGTTCCGAGCAGGGAGGGCAGCGGGGTGGGCAGGTGACTTCCCTGAGCTGGCCCAGGGCTCTGCGGGAGGGGCCACAGCCTCAGCTTAGCTGGCCTCCACGCTGGGCACAGTGCGGCCGTTTCCCCAGCCCTTGCCAGGGGGCCCTGCGgggccccacctcccaccctccctctcccctccctgtgcCCTGCGGGGCCCctcctctcaccctctccctctcccctccctgcgcCCTGCGgggcccctcctcccaccctccctctcccctccctgtgcCCTGCGGGGCCCctcctctcaccctctccctctcccctccctgtgcCGATCCCAGGTCGGAGGAGTGGCAGAAGGTGAGCAAGAGTGAGCGGGAGAAGATGGGTGTGACGGTGCAGGATGATGGCGAGTTCTGGTGAGTGGCGAGCACCGAGGACAGGGCCCCCTGCAGGCGGGGCGGGAGGCAGCCCAGGCCCCGGCAAAGCCCACCCACCCCAATCtctccctgagcctcagtttccgcCTGTGTAGAATGGGCGGTTCACTTCTTTCCTGGTGATGGCCCTGCCTATGTGAGGGGCCCCTGAGGGCCCTGGGCTGACCCTCCCGGGCTGGTCCTCTGCGAGTGCGTGAGGAAGCCAGCAGGCGGGGCTGGCCAGAGAGCTGGCcggcagggagggagagtgaggccCCCAGAGCCAGCACTCTGTGCTgggaggtgaggggcaggggagacctgggtgggtgggcagggagacAAACCCagcctgaggccagagagaaagttccCTGGGTTTGGGAAGGGGGGAGTGACAGGGTGAGGCGGGGCAGAGCTGAGATCCGAGAGCCCAGCACTCtgccatcaccccccccccatctcactccctcctgccacaccctctGTGTCACTCCCCCTGCCACACCCCCTCTGCCACTCCCGCCTGCCACACCCCTGTCACACCCTCTGTGTCACTCCCCCGTCACACCCTCTGTGTCACTCCCCCTGTCACACCCCTCTGCCACTCCTGCCTGCCACACCCCTGTGTcactccctcctgccacaccccctgTGTcactccctcctgccacacccccctGTGTcactccctcctgccacacccccctGTGTcactccctcctgccacacccccgTGTcactccctcctgccacacccccgTGTcactccctcctgccacacccccctGTGTCActtcctcctgccacacccccctGTGTcactccctcctgccacaccccccgTGTcactccctcctgccacaccccctgTGTcactccctcctgccacaccccccgTGTcactccctcctgccacaccgCCCCGTGTCACTCCCTTCGGCCACACCCCCCTGTGTCACTCCCCTCTGCCACACCCCCTGTATCACTCCCTCCTGCCACAGCCCCTCTGCCACTCCCTCCTGCGCCCCTCCTGTGGGCACTCCGTGTCCACCTAGGCTGTGTTCTGCAGCAAGACTCCCCTGGAGACTGGGCCTCTGCTGGAGAGGTACTGGGCACCCTGTGTGTGCTGGGAACTGGGGGCACCAGGCAGACCCAGTGGCTCTGGCCTTGACCTTGGTACCTGAGCAGGTGTCCCGACCTCAGGGAGCCGTCGCAGACTCTGTGGGTGAGATCCACCTCACCCTCCTGGCCAGGGACCCGCAGCTGGTGGAAGCAGGCGCAGAACACGCCCACACTGGCCAGCCTTCCTGGagctctttattttttcccactggctttttattttatttgcattttaaaagaattgaatcaccatgagatacacagttacaaagttgttcatggttgggtttcagtcacaccagGTTCCatcactcgtcccttcaccagtgcacatttcccaccccagtgtccccagtttcctttctgccacccctccccgcagcctgcctctatggctctctccctccctcttcctccccctctccctctcccttctctctctctttctccctcccttcctccctctctctttctctctctctctctctccctcccccccaggttTGTTGTTACTTAGCACATGCATGTGCCTGTTTTCATACATATGTGCACTTGTACAGTCTCATATGTACCATCGGGTACATGCACACATGTTTTTATGTAAGTGCACACATACATGTCATCATATGTGCACACTTAGCACACATGCACATTCCCCTGTATGTGCACACCTTGTGAACACACACGTTCTCATATATTTGTGCACTTAGTGCACACATACATGTTACATGTTCATGTTTGGTGTACACACATACTtatgtatgtgcatacatacacCATTCTCATGTACTTGTACCCACATGCGTGTTCTGTGTGCACACTTGGTATGTACATACATGTTGTCATGTATGTGCCCACCTGGTGTACACATGCACATTTTCCTGTATGCGCACACTTGGTGCACATACCTGTATTCTCATGTGTGTGCATttaatgcacacatgcatgttaTATGCTCATGCTTGGTGCACACACATtctcatatatgcacacatgcaggGCAGCAGGCGCGTCCCTGCACACAGTGTGTGCAGCCTTCAGTGATCGCAGCAGCCCCGCCCTGGTGGAGAGATAGCCTGGGGAATAAGGCGCCCGGACCCTGGCTctactccctggcaccccatataatcccctgggcgctttcaggggtcactcgagcagagagccaagaatagccctgagcactgtttcatGTAGCCCCAAACCAGAATGAGAGACAAAATCCTGGCACCGCGGCACACCTACCAAAGTTCCCACCGTAGTTTTCTCAGGCCACACCCTGgaccctctcttctccctccggTCAGCGGAGACGAGAGCCTCTGCTGATGTTTCTGTCTGCTGGAGGCTGGAGTTTTCCTTCACCCGGCTGCAGCGTTACTTACTTCCCCACTGGTTCTGCAAGAAAGGGGGCTGTCGTGGTTAGGTTCGCTCCCATTTTCCAGgtcaggaaactgaggctgatgAGATGTGAAGGGGCGTCCTGGCCCCGTGGGCTGCCTGGCGCGGGCTGTGGCCAGGGACTCAGCCTGGCGGGAGCGTGGGCCTGCTGAGCCCCTTGCCTGCTCGCCCGCCAGGATGACCTTCGAGGACTTGTGCCTCTACTTCACCGACATCATCAAGTGCCGCCTGATGAACACGTCCTACCTGAGCATCCACAAGACCTGGGAGGAGGCCCGGCTGCACGGCGCCTGGACGCGGCACGAGGACCCGCAGCGCAACCGCAGTGGCGGCTGCATCAACCACAAGGACACCTTCTTCCAGAACCCGCAGGTCTGCGTCCCTGTGCCcgtgcgggggttggggggtcagTGGGGCCCGTCTGTCCATCTGCAGCCTCCCTGGGGGTCTGAGGGCTCCTGGGTGCCCTGCCTGGaggcccagggccccttggaagcTGGCGGTGCACATCGTCTGTCCCACACTGCACACAGTGGCCTCTTCCAGAAGCTGGTCAGCCCGACCCCGCCACAGGGGCCTCTCCCCTGCAGCGTCCGTGCTCGGGACTTTGGCAGCTGCTTAGTCCTGGTGCTCCGTGTGCCTTTATTGAGCACCAACTACATACCAGCCTCAAACTCCAAGTCCTTGGAGAGAGGGGTGGGCTCGGAGAGGTCATGTGACCTGCACGGCCCCAGGCTGGGCCTCTTGAGGCGTGGAGCCCCTCTGGGTCGGGCCTCCTCATGGCCTTGCCCTCACCATGCCCGCAGTACGTCTTTGATGTCAAGAAGCCGGAAGATGAAGTGCTGATATGCATCCAGCAGCGGCCCCAGCAGTCCACCCGGCGCGGGGGCAAAGGCGAGAACCTGGCTATCGGCTTTGACATCTACAAGGTGAGGTCACCCTCGCGGGGGTAGGGGGACCCGGTGGGGGAAGAGCACAGGAGTGGAATTAGGACCCCTGGGGCCTGGGCGAAAACACTCTGGACCCTCGTTCCTTGTTCTCTGTCTTGGGGACGCCCgtcagtgctcaggctctgtgctcagggatctcgcCCGGTGTctgcgtgcacggcaagcaccttacccgttgTCCTCCCGCCAGCCCTAGAAGCGAGCTTGAACTGTGGGTGGTGACCCCACCGAGGGTCACACACTGAGTGGGAGCAGGGACTCGGGCACGAGCGAGCTGGGGCGGGGAAAGGTTCTGAACCTGCAGCGATCCAGGGGCACCCAGGATCCACCAGCCCGTCAACCCGAGGTGTGCCTTGCCGCGCTCGCCCCGCTGCGGAAAGGGTGGCACGTGGGGAAAGGTTGAGAAGTCCTGTTCTAGAATACTCCGGCCACTGCGTCTCTCCTGGCCCCTGCAGGGATGCCGTGTGCCCAGTACCTGGTGCCTGTCCGGGTTCAGCCTGCTTTTTCAGCCCGCTCTCTTGCCgggacctccctcccccaccccctctttcccctttattctctcgtctttcttttttccccctctttttctttttcctttctttttacactttctttttttttctctccctcttcctttcccccctctctctcatcttctcttttctttctctttcttgccttttttctctttctttttctttgttctttattttgtttttccgctttctttctttctttctttctttctttctttctttctttctttctttctttctttctttctttctttctttctctctctctctcttcctttctctctttctctctgtctctccctccatccgtctgtttctctctctggaggggccacacccggcagtgctcagggtttactcctggttctgcactcaggggtcactctggtacagcttgggggaccatatgggtatgGGGGATCAACCCCAGGCCGGCTGAGAGCGAGgccagcgccttacctgctgcactctggCTAGGGCCTAACTTTCCACAGCTCCATTCACATATCTCACCCCTGACGCACGCACAGAGCTGGCAGCATCACTGTGGTTGCATTTGGGGTCTTTTCCCCACCCAATAGGGAGCGAGTCCtcttcacccacccccacccgctgcTCGCCGCCACCCAGGGCAGCTCGTGCCTCTGTGCTCCCGTGGCCTCTCCGCAGGTGGAGGAGAACCGCCAGTACCGCATGCACAGCCTGCAGCCCCGCGTTGCCAGCTCCATCTACATCAACTCCCGCAGCGTCTTCCTGCGCACGGACCAGCCCGAGGGCCGCTACGTCATCATCCCCACCACCTTCGAGCCGGGCCACACTGGCGACTTCCTGCTGCGAGTCTTCACGGACGTGCCCTCCAACTGCCGGTGAGAGAAGATGCCCAGAGAGGCCCATGTCCACCCAGGCTTGGAGCCCCGCCTTCCGCTCCCGGGCACACCCACCAGCTGGCACTCAGCACCCCAGCCCTGCgcaggccacacccaccagctgTCACTCCTTATCCCCAGCCCTGCgcaggccacacccaccagctgTCACTCCTCCCCAGCCCAGCGCAGGTCACACCCAACAGCTGGCACTCCTATCCCCAGCCCAGCgcaggccacacccaccagctgGCGCTCCTCATCCCCAGcccagaggccacacccaccagctgGCACTCCTCATCCCCAGCCCAGCgcaggccacacccaccagctgTCACTCCTATCCCCAGCCCAGCgcaggccacacccaccagctgTCACTCCTATCCCCAGCCCAGCGCAGGTCACACCCACCAGCTGGCGCTCCTCATCCCCAGCCCAGCgcaggccacacccaccagctgGCACTCCTCATCCCCAGTCCAGCgcaggccacacccaccagctgGCACTCATCACCCCCAGAGCCTGCAGGTGCCATGCCCCCCTAACTCCCCTCATTTTCCCGAGGAGGATTGGGGATCCCGGTTGAGTGAGGTCCCAGGGGTGCAGCTGGACTAAGTTGCTCAGCTGGTCTGATTCCAAAATTGGCTTCTTGTCCCTCCAGTTCCCTGCCCTGAGCCGGGACTGCTAGCCTGACCTCCTGaaactgcccctcccccgctgggATTGCAGACCTGGTGGGGGTCACTCTCCCCCACGCATGCCGCAGGGAGGCGGGGGccaaatgcaagtttctgtcccctTGTCCTGTTGAACCCCCTTTTGTCTTCAGGGAGCTCTGCCTGGATGAGCCCCCCCGGACCTGCTGGAGCCCCTTGTGCGGCTACCCCCAGCAGGTGACCCAGGTGCACGTCCTGGGGGCCGCCGGGCTCAAGGACTCCCCGACAGGTGAGCTCCTGGCTGAAGCCTGCTGCGTGCCAGGGCGGGGGTGTTGGCTGGGGCGGGACAGTCCTGGGAAGTGTCTGGCCACGGGGCGCCCCGTGCCACCTCCTGTCTCCAGCAGCTGAGACACAGGTTGCTGCCGGGGCTCTCCCTGCGGACCTGCTGaagctgcccccaccctccctagGGGCCAACTCCTACGTGATCATCAAGTGTGAGGGGGACAAAGTCCGCTCAGCTGTGCAGAGAGGCACCTCGAACCCTGAGTACAACGTGAGGGGCGTCTTCTACCGCAAGAAGCCGGGCCAGCCCATCACTGTCCAGGTGAGGCCTGAGCCCGAGGCTTCCCGGGCggccagcccagggccctggAGCCGTCCCAGCGTGGGCAGTTGCGGGAGAGTGCGTGGGCCCTAGAAACAGCGTGTCGCCGTGCCCGTCAGCGCCCCCCATcagcctggctgggggctgggcgggccggGCCCAGCCGCTGGCTCTCAGGCCAGGGCAGTGACGTCAGTGCTGCGCTCGTTGTAGCAAACCCTGTGTCCCCCAGGCCGCGCCTGCACCTCTCCGGGTGAGAAACCAGCTGTAAACAAACCCTCAGCTTCCCGGGGGGCCTCTGTAGACTCTCCCAGTTTTCCTAACACTCGGTCCCTGGGGCAAAGCGCGTGCTGGGCAGGAAGCACCCGTAGGGGCCTGGAATCCAACCTCAGCCCTGGGGTGGGAGCTGTCTCTCTCGCTCAGGGTCAAGGGGATCCCCAGTGGCACCCACAGCAGAGTTGATGTGGTTCCGTGTTgcggccacactggtggtgcttgggggctactcctgcctcagtgcttgggggtcccttctggcactgctcggggatggagcctgggccctccacatgcaaagcatgccatCTTTGGCTCTGCGCCCTCTCCCGATCCCAACAAATTTGACTTGGGGgccgagagatagtccagtggggagggcgtttgcctggcacgtggcccatccgggttcaatccccggcaccccatagggtgccccaagcaccaccaggagtgattcctgagctcagagtcaggagcaacccctgagccttgccagtgtgatcccaaacaaacaaaaactccaacAGACTTAAAagtgaaaggagagaggaagggactcGACCGCCCgtcaccccagcccccccccagggCTGGACGCTGGGCCCTGGAGATGTGCGCTCCCGCgaccttcctctgtctcctccagATCTGGAACCACCGTGTCCTGAAGGACGAGTTTCTGGGCCAGGTGCACCTGAAGGCCAGCCCGGACGAGCTGCAGGCCCTGCACACGCTCCACCTGCAGGACCGCAACAGCCGGCAGCCCAGCGACCTGCCGGGCACGGTGGCCGTGCAGGTGCTCAGCAGCGCCTCCCTCACGGCCGTCTGACCCCGTGCGCCTTCCCGGGCCCACAGCCCGGGGGCTGCCAGACCAGCCCGCTGGTGTCCACTTCCCAGACTGCTGAGCGGCCGTGAGACTCCCAGTGTGGGCGAGGGGCGCTCTGCCCTTCTCTGCCCTGCTCGTGGTGACTCTTCTGGCCTGAGATGCAAAAAAGCTCACCCCACCACACCTGTCTGTCGCCGCAGCTGCGGGCTGAAGCCTTTTCCCAGGGCCTTATTGCCGGCTGGTGGTGTTCCAAGGAGATGTGCTTGTTTACATTCAGGGGACTTCGACGGCCTCCTTTGCGCCTTCTCTGCAGGGCCGCTCCCCGCCACCCCGGTCCTTCCTCCCAGGGTGCCCCTGTTTGACCTCTCGGCAGGACTCTTATGTTTTGGGGGCCTCACGGGGTGGCAGGCGGGAGTAGCTCAGGGTGTCTCCTGACTCCGTGCTTCCCATAGTGCTGGGGGCCCCGGGTGTCCTGCACGTGGAGCCCTTTGAGccctcgctccggccccttggctCTAGCTGGGTCCCCTCTCGGCCTGGCGTTTGGGGAGTGTGCGGGAGATGTTTGTGCGGCTCCCGGTTCTGGGTGTTTAATGattccacagagccaggaggagcggGGCCGACCCCAGCTCTGGGCTGCCCAGGCTCTGAGGCATTTCTGGCCTCTGACTGAGGGAATTGCAGCCAGGAAGACGACCTTCTCTGGTATGTCCAGGTCCAGGGACCAAGGACCATGAGCATGGAGAGGACACAGAGACATGCTCCCAGGTGCCTCCTTCTGACGTGAGACCAGAATCTTCCTGGGAGAATTCTCTGGGATCTGCTTTCAGACCCACTGGGATCAGGCCACCCCATGGGCATGGCAGGAGATCTCGAACAGAGGGACTTCTGCCACCAACGGTCCCCCGGAAACGAAGCCCAGGAATCCACAGCCTTCTTCTGGGTCAGGACCAAAGTGTGTCTCTGAGTCCTTAGCTCTCAAATTCTTTGTGTTTCAGAACCCTCCAGTTTAACAAGGATACTTAAAGGCAGACAGAACCCCTCAACCACCACCTTTAAAACAAGACTCCAGTGAGGGGGGCTTCTGGGTTTATTTCCTTGCGTTTGggaggcacgggggggggggggcaggcattgagacagacatagacaggtGCAGTGGGGACCAGCAGTGCTGTTCTGTTGCATCAGTACCAGGCCTGCCTTGGGGCTCTTCTGTGTCCCTGGGCCCAAACCAGGTGATGCCAGGGAGAAGCCAGCAGTCCAAGGAAGGAGATTCATCTTGGAGACCTGGACTTCCGGCCTCTCTGGCGCAATTTGGTTCTAGGTTCTTCCTGAAGCATCAGGTGCTGGTGTTGGCTTTCCCCTAATGTGGCCGTTTCTGCTGCCATGTGCTGACCCCAGGCACGTAGCACCCCAAAAGTTCAGGAGGACCTGAGGACTCCTTCAAGAGCTCGGCTCTCTCCAAGAACCCAAGCCTGGGGCTAGGAGTCTGCATGACCAGGAGCAAGTTCCGTCAACCTCCTGTGCCTCGGGCCCCCTGCTATGGTCCCTGTCTGTGTCAGTGCTCCCACCCGCCAGGCCATCAGTGCTCCCACCCGCCAAGCCGCCCCTCTCTCTGCGTCTCTGGGGAGTCACTCCAGACATTCATGGGATTGGCCCTTCTTTGCCCCGATCGCCGTGAAGGCTCCTGAGTCTGCTGGGGAAGGAAGGTCCCCGGCGCTGCTTGGCACCTCAGGGCCTGGCCCTGGGTCCGGGCTTGGCCAGTCTGCACTTTTCTCGACCTGCACTTCTGGGTGCACCAGGCCCCACTGCGGGCCTGTGCAGGCTCTGTCTGGGGGTGGGCACAAGCAGACCCAGTCCAGCCACCTGGCCCTGCGACTGCCCTCTGGGAGGCCaggctggctcctggctgtgGTCCCCATAGGTCCCTACCCTGGCATGGGGACTGGACGGTGGGGGATGGGAGCAGTTGCTCTGTCTCAGTGTAGTGTCGGACCCCAGCGCCTCTGGCCCACGTCGCCCTGCTGGGGGGCAGATAGAGGCCCGTTTTGTTCTCAATAAATGTTTCCTCAATCCCAGAAACACCCGCGTGTCTGTGTCGGTCCTCCTGGGGGTGAGGAAAGCGGAAGGAGTGTTCCCAGGCAAGCTCGCTGTGCCTTGAGAGGGTGAGGGGCTAGTAGCTTGGGCCGGACTCTGTGTCAAGAACTGAGATCACTGACCCTGTGTTTTCTTCCTGCAGCCTCAGGCCCAGGCGCTGGGGTGGagggtcctgggggggggggtcagggggccCTACGTGGGACGGGATCGGAGCTGGCTGGGCCACGTGCAGTGCAAGCGCCCTGCTCACAGCCCTCTTGCTCGGCCCCCTGTTCATCTTTCCAGCTCCTGGGCTGGCTCACTAGGAGGTCCTGCCTCTCTCATTTTCCCCCTGCAGCGGGAGTGAGGGACGCGTGACTGAATCCAGTGTGGCCCAATCTCCCTGGCAGGATGGTGAGCGTAGGACACTGGGAATTCAcgcccccctccacgcccccttCACGCTTGGTCTCTGGGTGAGGAGTCACCCTGAGCTGCGGTGGTGCCCGACTCTCCCAGCCCGGTCACACCCGTCACTCACAGCTGGCACCTGCTCTGGGCCCTGCTCTTCTGGACTCAGTGGCGCCCTCATAGGGACAGCTGGTGCCGCCGGCTGCTGGCGGAGGGGCACCTCAGGCAGCTGCGCTCATGCCCAGCAGGTGGCGCGCGTGAGCCATTGGTCCCTGCTGGCGCCCTGGGTTTCTTCTGGGGGCCACCAGACGCCGCTGTCTTCAATGCCAGCAGCACTGGGCCCTGCCCAtaatcccgtgtgtgtgtgtgtgtgtgtgtgtgtgtgtgtgtgtgtgtgtgtgtgtgtgtgtctacacgCGGTGACTCCAATCAGCCAGTTCCACCACATTTACCCGGTGATTCTAGAACCACACAGTTTGGAAGTGGTGGGCTTTAGGGGGCCGCCCGGGAAGCAGACGGGGCAAGGGTGCTTCGTGCACGGGGATGGGACGAAGGGGCTGGCACAAGgactgcgcccctcccccccaccccacctgccctgTGGGTCAGCTGGGCTCAAGGCTCAGCAGTGTTATGGAGGAGAAACCGGAtgcagggcaggtgggggcaaGCCACAGAAAACCAGTGACCGAGTCGGGATGGGGTGGAAGCGAAGGTGAAGGTTCCTGCCCCGATGCCAGAGAAGTGTTTCCTGCAAAGGACCAGAGGTGATGGGGGTCTGGAAAGGGGGTTCCCGGGTCTGAGGAAGCAGCAGAGCGCCCCAGCGGGCAGCCAGTGCTAACCCAGAGGTGCAAggcccccacaaccccaccccctcggtgtcccagcacccagccctcgggcagctcccaccccccagctccgcctcctgggggcaggccctggggtgGAGAGGCGGGCAGCGGCTCTGACAGCAAGGAGACGTCCAGACGTCCAGACGGAGGCAGAGCACAGGGCGCCTCCCGGtcccagggagagggagaggacccTGGTGGCAGCTGGTCCCGCAGTGGCAGCTGACACCCAGGtaagggggggggggcacccgcTCTTCTGGACCCTGAGAGAAGGGCTCGCTGGCCATCGGGACAGTCGTGGCCTTGGGACGGGGACCCCCAATCCCGGAGCTCTGGCCCTTGTTGAGAGCCTCCCGCCAGCCTCCGGGAGCTTGGTCACAGTCAGAAACTTCTGAGCTGGGGGAGGCAGTGGGCGGGGGAGCTAGGGGCAAGGGACACGGAGTCCCTGAGTCATCTGACCTGGACCGTTCAGGGCTGGAGGAGTCCTCTACTTATCTGGCCTGTCCTACACTCCCCCGTCTCCCCGTCTATCTCTCTCCTCAGCGAAGTCACTTGCACTGGCCTCCACGTTTCCATCTGGGAAATAGGCATCTCAGGCCCAGCCACGGGCTTGCAGGGAGCAGGTGACACAGCCTCGGGGACGCGCCTCTGGGCTCCCTGTTATTACACTGGAAAACAATGAGCCTGAACACAGGCTGGTTCTTTGGGGTgctttgaggggtggggggctttttCTGAATTGCAGTCCTCAACTTCTTCTGTGCCCCGTGACCACCATGGCCCAGCACCCCTGGACTGGAAGAGCCCCACACCACCTGCCCGAGCATTGAACCATCTGGGCGACACAGCAGAGCTGAGTAGGCCAGGACTGACCTCCCCCCagggccctcagcactgctgcgAGCCCCCCAGTGCCCCATACTCTTCACTCTCCAAAGCTTCCttctttgctttggggtcacccaGGGATTGGGCTGAGTCTATTCTttgttctgtgcttggggttgatctggtggttcttagggggTCATGGGGTGCTAGGGGTCAGAGCTGGGCCTCATGCATATAAAGCTTGTGACCTGTCTGTTGAGCCATCTCTGGGCCCCCAAAACCTTGAATCTCTTTGGGAGGGGGTTTGAGgtgcactggtggtgctcagggcttcctcctagtccagtgcttagggatcattcttgggggTCTGAGATGCAGAAGGCATGACAACTGGTCTCTGCGTCTATCCCATGGTGCCCAGGCtcatcaatattttcaagaaagaaaatattgagtaatcAAGATGTTTAGACTCAGAAACTTCAGAAAGTTTTTTTGGGAAgtagaagaagagagaaattcCCCACTGGAGAGGTACTTAGCATTAGaagggctttgtgtgtgtgtgtgtgtgtgtgtgtgtgtgtgtgttcaataagagaactgggtctttgtgttacttgtCGGGTCACAAGAATGTCACAGAGAACACGAGGATTGCAGAGCAGTCTGGCTCGTTTAGGGCCTTGAGGGTTATCTCTGAGCATTTGCTCAGGTATTGCTTGTTATCTCTTGGTTTCCGATGACCCTAAAGTCTGGGGCAGAATCTATAATCTTGGGAAATGTTTAACTTCCCATTCTCCAGAAAGAGTCCAGGAGTTtgcaagaat contains these protein-coding regions:
- the CAPN5 gene encoding calpain-5; the protein is MFSCVRPYEGQSYAALKRACLRRKELFEDPSFPATDDSLYYRGAPGPAVRWKRPKDICEDPRLFVDGISSHDLHQGQVGNCWFVAACSSLASREALWQKVIPDWKEQEWDPEKPEAYAGIFHFHFWRFGEWVDVVIDDRLPTVNNQLIYCHSNSRNEFWCALVEKAYAKMAGCYQALDGGNTADALVDFTGGVSEPIDLTEGDFGRDEAKRNQLFERVLKVHSRGGLISASIKAVTAADMEARLDCGLVKGHAYAITDVRKVRLGHGLLAFFKSEKLDMIRLRNPWGEREWNGPWSDTSEEWQKVSKSEREKMGVTVQDDGEFWMTFEDLCLYFTDIIKCRLMNTSYLSIHKTWEEARLHGAWTRHEDPQRNRSGGCINHKDTFFQNPQYVFDVKKPEDEVLICIQQRPQQSTRRGGKGENLAIGFDIYKVEENRQYRMHSLQPRVASSIYINSRSVFLRTDQPEGRYVIIPTTFEPGHTGDFLLRVFTDVPSNCRELCLDEPPRTCWSPLCGYPQQVTQVHVLGAAGLKDSPTGANSYVIIKCEGDKVRSAVQRGTSNPEYNVRGVFYRKKPGQPITVQIWNHRVLKDEFLGQVHLKASPDELQALHTLHLQDRNSRQPSDLPGTVAVQVLSSASLTAV